From Mesorhizobium australicum, a single genomic window includes:
- a CDS encoding ABC transporter substrate-binding protein: MRKHENLPKSTLRVALDWEVDAIDPPTSFGGWTTGRVVQQVFESLFEDDLEDEAANPTRLIPALATSVEISNDGLQYLFRLRDGVRFHDGCRFDAEAVRFNIERMWNPQAPQYSPVAADYNRIGLEALKSVEVLDPLSVLMTLEEPFPEFLRYMTQEDAPGAHVYLSPQALKIHGNAGIADRAPGTGPFRFDCRFSTRFGSGVRLIGNNDYWGGVPRLDGIEFKPYPKSEDRYEALLNGEADLAYGLEGTDLDELKRRGFVVVDGQVPHVWYFIFNMRDPVLCDVRVRHAIAHALDRDALCNDIFKGHTVAASGMLPPASPAFDGTYCFPYEYDPERARQLLKEAGVASNWRLHIMSAKAGGGDTVRICDYLATSLEAVGYGAEIVWTEDWISYCHQWRSGLPDGVGVSHMSWGMSCDVWLDQVLHSRNSSPHGFNAGYYSNPTVDNLLDKARRSQDDLQRLQLYRRANKQIMDDLPVLPVLNLRRGNVCYHPRVKGFCNPSQDWNSFKNVWIDSNI; encoded by the coding sequence ATGAGAAAGCATGAAAATCTTCCTAAGTCTACTCTCCGTGTAGCCCTCGACTGGGAGGTCGACGCCATTGATCCGCCCACTTCATTTGGCGGGTGGACTACCGGCAGAGTGGTTCAGCAGGTGTTCGAAAGTCTTTTTGAGGACGATCTGGAGGATGAGGCGGCCAACCCGACACGACTCATTCCCGCGCTTGCCACTTCGGTTGAAATCTCCAATGACGGACTTCAATACTTATTTCGCTTGCGAGACGGAGTGCGATTTCACGATGGATGTCGGTTCGACGCGGAGGCGGTACGGTTCAATATAGAACGCATGTGGAATCCCCAGGCTCCTCAATATTCCCCTGTGGCAGCAGATTATAACAGGATTGGTCTTGAAGCATTAAAATCGGTGGAAGTCCTCGACCCACTGTCGGTCCTGATGACGCTGGAGGAACCTTTTCCAGAGTTTCTTCGATACATGACGCAAGAGGATGCACCCGGTGCGCATGTCTATCTCAGCCCACAAGCACTGAAAATTCATGGAAACGCGGGTATCGCGGATCGTGCGCCAGGTACTGGCCCGTTTCGGTTTGATTGTCGCTTTTCAACGCGTTTCGGCAGTGGAGTCCGGCTGATTGGCAACAACGACTATTGGGGGGGAGTCCCTAGGCTAGATGGGATCGAATTTAAACCCTACCCGAAATCGGAAGATCGGTATGAAGCGTTGCTCAACGGAGAAGCCGATTTGGCTTATGGTCTTGAGGGAACCGATCTTGATGAGTTGAAGCGACGTGGCTTTGTTGTTGTCGACGGCCAAGTACCTCATGTTTGGTACTTTATTTTTAATATGCGAGATCCCGTTCTTTGTGACGTTCGCGTCCGTCATGCAATCGCGCATGCGCTCGACCGCGATGCGCTTTGCAACGACATTTTCAAGGGACATACAGTTGCCGCATCCGGCATGTTGCCTCCGGCCTCGCCAGCCTTTGATGGAACGTACTGTTTTCCTTATGAATATGATCCGGAACGTGCACGGCAACTTTTGAAGGAAGCAGGTGTAGCTTCCAATTGGCGTTTGCACATCATGTCGGCAAAGGCCGGCGGGGGGGATACTGTTCGGATCTGCGACTATCTTGCTACGAGTCTGGAAGCGGTTGGGTATGGCGCGGAAATCGTGTGGACAGAGGATTGGATTTCTTATTGCCACCAATGGCGATCTGGTTTGCCGGATGGCGTCGGTGTTTCGCATATGAGTTGGGGTATGTCTTGCGATGTTTGGCTGGACCAGGTGCTGCATTCACGAAATAGCTCGCCGCATGGGTTCAACGCAGGATATTATTCTAATCCAACAGTTGACAACTTGTTGGACAAAGCACGGCGATCACAGGATGACCTTCAGCGACTCCAGCTCTATCGGCGAGCCAATAAACAAATTATGGACGATTTACCGGTGCTACCAGTACTAAATTTGCGGCGTGGCAACGTTTGTTATCACCCGCGAGTCAAAGGGTTTTGCAATCCAAGTCAAGATTGGAATTCGTTCAAAAATGTATGGATAGATTCGAATATTTGA
- a CDS encoding IS3 family transposase translates to MEGEVWRDGRVRRQTPEGPGRRECEAEEAARRSDAGSLGAARASVKKMVGPAAKREAVAHLQAVMGLSERRACSFVGADRKMIRYQSRRPAEMGLRTRLRDLANERRRFGYRRLFILLRREGEPSGINRIYRLYREEGLTVRKRRTRRRAEGTRAPILVQARPNARWSLDFVHDQFACGRRFRVLNIVDDVTRECLAAIPDTSISGRRVARELTDLIAERGKPDMIVSDHGTEFTSNAILAWSKDHRVEWHYIAPGKPMQNGYVESFNGRMRDELLNESLFFGLDHARSAIAEWREDFNTARPHSSLGYQTPAAFAEVIAATGSNTAPIAQPTPNGVTETVEALIAAG, encoded by the coding sequence CTGGAAGGCGAAGTATGGCGGGATGGACGTGTCCGACGCCAAACGCCTGAAGGCCCTGGAAGACGAGAATGCGAAGCTGAAGAAGCTGCTCGCCGATCAGATGCTGGAAGCCTCGGCGCTGCGCGAGCTTCTGTCAAAAAAATGGTAGGGCCCGCCGCCAAGCGCGAAGCCGTCGCGCATCTGCAGGCCGTCATGGGCCTGTCGGAGCGTCGGGCCTGTTCCTTCGTCGGTGCCGATCGCAAGATGATCCGCTACCAGTCAAGGCGCCCGGCCGAGATGGGATTGCGCACCAGGTTGCGCGATCTTGCCAACGAGCGCCGACGCTTCGGCTATCGGCGGCTGTTCATCCTGCTTAGGCGCGAAGGCGAGCCGTCGGGGATCAATCGCATCTATCGGCTCTACCGTGAGGAAGGGCTGACCGTGCGCAAGCGTCGGACACGTCGGCGAGCCGAGGGCACCCGAGCGCCGATCCTGGTCCAGGCTCGGCCAAATGCACGCTGGTCGCTGGATTTCGTGCACGACCAGTTCGCCTGCGGGCGGCGCTTTCGTGTGCTGAACATCGTCGATGACGTGACCCGGGAGTGTCTGGCCGCGATCCCGGACACTTCGATCTCCGGCCGCCGTGTCGCTCGCGAACTGACGGACCTGATCGCCGAGCGCGGCAAGCCGGACATGATCGTCTCCGACCACGGCACGGAGTTCACATCGAACGCAATCCTCGCCTGGTCGAAGGATCATCGCGTCGAGTGGCACTACATCGCGCCGGGCAAGCCGATGCAAAACGGCTACGTCGAATCCTTCAACGGCCGGATGCGCGACGAGCTTTTGAACGAAAGCCTGTTTTTCGGCCTCGACCACGCCCGAAGCGCCATCGCCGAGTGGAGGGAGGATTTCAACACCGCGAGACCCCATTCCTCGCTCGGCTACCAGACCCCGGCGGCCTTCGCCGAGGTTATCGCCGCAACCGGCTCCAACACTGCGCCGATTGCTCAACCCACGCCAAACGGCGTAACAGAAACGGTCGAGGCTCTAATCGCCGCTGGATGA